The DNA region AAGATAGTATAACAAACCGCCGGGAATCTCTTTTGCTTGAGACAGAATATACGCAACGGTTTCAGGACCGTCTGATGCGAAGGTTGCTGCCGCTTCTAGTTTTGTACCTGCAAACTCAAACATCGTTCCGTCCGGTAGGGGTATTTGAGTCATGGCGCCATCCATGATAAATGTAATCGGAAGATTAACCAACAACATACCAAAAGAAATCGGTAATAGTAATAAAGGCTCATAGCCCTTTTTTATCGCCAGGTACATAAGTGTTAAGGATACAACAATCATAATCAGATTCTTATAACCCATATCCGAAAAATTATCTATTAACCAGTATAGACCAGAACTGTGGATGAAATTAGCAAAGGCCTCCATAAGTGTTTCCCACATATTCAATGAACCTCCTTGGTCTAGTTAAGGGTTGCAATTAAATCGCCAGCATCTACCGATTGTCCTATAGCAACATGAACAGCAACGATCGTACCTGTAGCTGAAGCAACGATCTCATTTTCCATCTTCATGGCTTCAAGAACCGCAATCACATCGCCTTCTTGTACTTTTTGGTTTTGTGTCACTTTCAAACCTACAATTTTCCCTTGCATCGGTGCTTCAATAGGCGTTCCTTCAGTTGGTGAAGCTGCCAAAGGCGTTGCAGGCTTTTGTGCAGGAGCGGTATTATATTGCACAGGTTGGTTAACAGCCACCGGTACAACACTACCATTTGTTATTTCTTCTACATCTACTTCATAGGTATTACCATTTACAGTTACTTGAAATTTTTTCATAATCGGGCTCCTATCTTCGATTCCATAATGTATTGGTCGGGGAGATTCTTCTAAGAGATCTGACCTGTAGTTGATCCGTTGAAGTTTCTAAACTAGCAGCAATTGCCGCTACGATGACAGCTATTAACTGTTCATCATCTTCTAAAGATGCTTTGGGTGTTGATAACGCTAAGTCACTTGCTGGGCTTACCTTTTCCACTACAGCCTGCTTACCTGATGATTTAAAAAATTTTGAAAAATTGATTCTATCAATGTATTTAAAAAGACTGATTACCAAGGCAATGAGTATAAGGACCAAAAAAACTGTACCAACACCATTGATGGTTCCAACTATGCCTTCTTCTAGCCATTCTGCCATATTTATTCACCACCTTAAACGGATCTATGTTTACGTTCCGGACTGACCATATATTTGGTGTACAGCATTTCAAGTGCTGCAATCAGTCTTTTACGTGTAGCTTCAGGTTCTATGATGTCATCAATATAGCCACGACTGGCTGCTTTATATGGAGACATTTGTTCTTCCTTATATTGTTTGGTTTTTTCTTTAATGACCTCAGATGCCAAAGTTGAAGTTTCAATCTCTTTAGCATACATGATACGTACCGCTGCGTCAGCATCCATAAAAGATACTTGAGCCTTTGGCCATGCGAAGACAAAGTCCGCACCAATGTGTTTACTATTATAAGCTACATAAGCTGAACCGATGGCCCTATTGGTCAACACGCTAACCTTAGGCACTGTCGCCTGAATGAAATTACTCATCATTTTTGCCACATACTTAGACTGGCCTGCTTGTGTTTCCTCTAGGCTGGCAGTGTAGCCTACCACGTCAACTAAGGTCACCAAGGGTATACCAAAAGCATCTAACTTATAAACAAACTCAGCAATTTTTTCACATCCTTGCAAGCTGATTCTTCCATCGCCATCAGTTGCTTGACTTGCGATGAGTCCAACCGTCATATTACCAAGTTTACCAAGGCCTAAGGTAATGTCTTTACCATATTCGCTTTTCAGTTCCATAAAAGTACCTACATCTGCAATGGCGCCTAAAGCTACTCTTCCGTCAAGACCCTTGCTCATATCCGTAATAGAACTCGGAATCAAACGGTTCAAATCATCGCCTGTGCCACCATAAGGTGCTTCTTCCTTGTTATTAGAGGGAAGTAATTCTATTAAGGTTCTTATACTTGCTAATAGTTGTGTTTCATCATCAAGTACCACGTCAATCATACCAGATTCCTTTGCATTAAAAGCAGAACCACTAAGGGTATCATTAGAGGCCTTAGTATGGTCCAAGGTATTGGCACTATTTAGATACAAGGATGTTGCTTCTTTTTTCATAAAGGTAAAGTCAGCCAATGAAGGCAATAAAGCGCCACTACCACCACACGTGCCTACAACAGCCATAATCTGAGGTATAACACCGGATGCCATAGATTGTTTAATAAATATCTGTCCATACCCTTCTAGGGCGTCTGTTCCTTCTTGTAACCGCATACCTGCTGAGTCTAAGAGTCCTACAATAGGAGCACCCGTCTTAATCGCTAAGTCATAAAGCGCTACAATTTTTTTAGCGTGCATTTCCCCAAGCGAACCACCAATTACAGAAACATCCTGACTAAATACATATGTTAAACGACCTTCAATAGTACCATATCCCGTCACAACACCGTCTGCAGGTGCATCTATGGTTGCCATATTGTAGTCTGTTTGTCGTGGTTTAACATAAGCACCAATTTCTACAAAAGATTGTTGATCCAGTAATTGATCAATACGATCTCTTGCAGTACTACGACGGTTAGTGAGTTTTTCCAAATCTTGCTGCATACTCATGCATTAACCTCCAAATATATAGTTGTATTCATTCAAAAGCTTACACTAAACCATTCCTTTGCATTTAACTTCAATGGTTATATTGCATAAGTATTTTAAATAAACACAAGAATTTTGTGTGTATTATACCAAGTTCCAACGACTATTATTGTAACGCAGGCCTAATAAAATAGCAATAGGGTTTGTAATAAATTTAACGATACCTCAAGGTTTCTTCTGTGTTAGAGAAAAATATAAAAAAAAGATGAAAAGAACCATCTTTTAGAGTTGCTTCAGATAGTCGATTTCATCTCGCGTCAATGGACGGTATTGCCCGTATTTAAGACCTGCCATAGTAATTGAACCAATAGCGGTGCGTTCCAAGGCAACAACACTTGAACCTACAACCTCTACCATTCTTCTGATTTGTCGGTTTTTCCCTTCTTGTAAAATGATGGAATAAACTTGATAACGACTTGAATCTTTAATCAATTTAACTTTACAAGGTCTGGTTTTTTCTCCATCTAGGTTGACACCGACACGTAACTTCTTAACGTCGCTTTCTGTTATAGGCGGTTCAATCTTCACTTCATAATGCTTTTCTATATCATGTTTAGGATGGGTTAGTTTATAAGTCAGGTCACCGTCATTGGTCAGAATAATCAAACCACTGGACATATAGTCCAGTCGGCCTACAGGGTACAATCTATGATGGCTTTTAACCATATCTACAACATTGGTCCGATTTTTTTCATCAGAAGCTGTTGAAACGACCCGTACAGGCTTATGAAGTAAGTAATATTCCAAGTTTTCCACTTTTTTCAAATCTTTATTCTTATAGGTGACCACATCTTCTACGGGATTGATTTTTACACCCATTTCTCGGACCACTTGCCCATTCACTTTGATTTCACCATTTGAAATAAGTTTTTCCGCGGCCCTTCTAGATGCAATACCTGCATCAGCTATATATTTTTGCAATCTTATTTCCATTATATTTCACTTTCTGGGAATCTAGGATTCATCTACAATCAAAACCAAATTATCAAGATCAACGACCCTATTTTGTTCCTCTTCTTGCTCTTCTTCCATTTCTACTACTGTATCTGGTTCCTCATCTAGATCGGTCATCTTGCCATCTACCGGCTCTTCTTCAAACCGTATAGGTTGATCCTCATCTGTTGACTCATCCTGTGGCAATGTCAGCTGCATCTCTTGTTCAACTTCTTCTTTCAGATGGCTCAAAGCTTCTGCCCCAAGTTCCGGCAATTCCTTTACTGACTGGAGTCCAAATCCTCTTAAAAAATCTTTCGTTGTGCCAAAAAGTATAGGCTTGCCAGGTACTTCCAGACGACCAACCTCACAGACTAAGTTGTATTCTATAAGCTTATTGACTGCATGATTTGAGTTAACGCCTCTAACAGCCTCAATCTGTGCACGTGTTACCGGCTGTTTGTAAGCTACAATCGACAAAGTCTCTATCAATACATCTGTCAAGATGAATTCTTTTAATTTGAAATTAACTTTCTTAACTTGCTCATAGTAGTCTCTTTTGGTACACATTTGAAAGCTTTCATCAATTTCCAAGAGCATAACACCACGTTCATGCTCATCGTACTTGTCTTTCATATTCAGTAGGACTTGGTATACATCATCAACAGATAGCTCAATGGCCTCTGCTATTTTTCTTGTCGGTACCGCCTCACCCATAGAAAATAATATGGCTTCAATGGCTGCTTCTGTTTTACTAAAATTCATGTTTTTTCCTTCTTACATATTATTTTTATTGAAATCGTATAATCAGGTCATCAAAAACATCTGTCTGAATGACCCTTATACTACCCATCTTCATCAATTCCAAAACAGCTAGAAAAGTAACAATCATTTCTACTTTTGTACTTAGGTTATCCAGTAAATCTGCAAAACTAAGGGAGCTATAGTTTTCTCTTAGATTCAATAATTGTTCAATCTTATCTTGTACAGTAAATTCTTCCTTCTTAATATCCCCAAAACGACTTCTAACTACATCCACCTTATCTTCATTTCTCTTAAGTACCGATTGAAAAACTTGGTATAATTTTCCAAATTCAATAGTCTCAAGTAAAGCGGCGGTATCCGGTGCTTGTGTATAATTTTTCACTTCCTCCGGTAGACTTGCTTCTTTGAAGAGCATCTTATCTGCATGATTATGACGTTCCTTCAAGTCCATGGAAATCATCTTGTATTTACGATATTCCAGAAGCCTTTGAACCAAAACCGCTCTAGGATCTTCAACTTCTTCTTCCTCTTCTTCATATTTGGGAAGTAACATCTTGGATTTAATATTAATCAGAATAGCTGCCATCTCAATAAATTCTGACATAACCTCCATCTGACCTATTTCCATACGACGAATATGATCCAAATACTGCCTGGTCACTACCACAATTGGTATGTCGTATATATTTAATTTGTTTTTATCAATAAGATGCAGTAGAAGATCTAAAGGACCTTCAAAATTATCTAATTTAACTGATAATACCATGGTTGTCTCCTATGTCATCAGGTTGAGTATTGGACTCAATACCTCTCTTGCAATTATTTCTATGATATTAAAAGCAATCATTAATATAAAACCGGCATGTATATAGCGTTGATTTTGAATAAGTTTAAAATAGTTGTTAGGTGAAAAAGCATAGATCATCTTACTCATATCAAGCGGTGGTACGGGAAATAGATTTACTATAAAAATAACCATATTAAATACCACAAGTTTATACGCACCATATATAAGGAACGGGTTTGCTTTTACCTGAATCAAATAATTAAATATAGGTAGCATAAACAACATAAGCATAAGACTGGCTAACTGTCCGGATAACATTAAAGGCAGTAAACATCTTTCCTTATCCTTTAGTCGATTAGGGTTATATTCAATCGGCTTTTGCCACCCAACACCGAAGGTTGAAAAAGCAAAAAGAATCAACCCAATAGGATCAATGAATTTTGTTAATTTAGGTATGGTGATGGTCTTTTTCCTATAGATGGGATGGGTTAGAAAATGAGCAGCAAAAACTTTGGGTAGTTCGTGGGCTACCATTACTATCACACCACATAAGGCATTGATGATTAATCTAATTATGAGTATCGTCATGTTATATCTCCTAAGTCATCGCGTTCAAGATTTTATGAAGCATAAATAATGCTCATAAGCTATTTTACTAATAAATCATAGAAATAGCAAGGGATAAGTCGCCCGTCTGAGTGTTGAGAACAAGGAAAAAAGCCTCATAAGAGGCTTTTTCTTTATTATTTCAATAAACACTTTATCAGATTTGGTTTTTTATAAGCCTCTTTTTGTTGGGTTATGGCGTCTAAAAATCTTGCTTCAGAAGCGACCAGTTTTGCTTCATCATTTGCATAAACTAAAGCGATTGTCTCACCTTTTTCTGCAAAATCACCCAACTTCTTTTTAAAAATATAGCCGACAGATAAATCAATAGGGCTGTCTTTGGTTTCTCGCCCTCCACCTAACATCATGGTTGCATATCCGATTTCTTCTGTCTCAATATGAGCAATATAACCGGAAGCTCTCGCTTTTACCTTTTGAATAATCGGTGCCTTCTCAAAAAGTTGTGGCTGGTCCACATACACTGTATCACCACCTTGAGCTTCTACAAATTCTTTGAACTTCGCAAGCGCAGAACCGGATACTATGGTTTCTTCTAACATGGATCTGGCTTCCTCTTCATCTTCTGTCAACTTTGACAACAGTACCATTTGTGTACCCAGTTGTAAGCACAATTCCATCAAATCCTCAGGGCCGTTACCTTTTAAGGTCTCAATAGCTTCAATAACCTCCAAAGTATTTCCAACTGCAAGGCCTAAAGGTTGGTTCATGTCGGATACGATTGCCACAGTCTCTCGACCATAACCATTTCCAATGTCGACCATAGCTTTGGCAAGCTTAATGGCATCTGCTTCGTCACGCATAAAAGCACCTGACCCGGTTTTAACGTCTAGAACGATAGCATCTGCTCCGGAAGCAATCTTTTTACTCATAATACTACCGGCGATTAAAGAAAAACTATCCACCGTTGCGGTTACATCCCGTAATGCATAAAGTTTTTTGTCAGCAGGCGCAAGGTTGGCTGTTTGTCCGGCTATGGCTATCTTAATGGTATTTACATTATTGATAAACTGTTCTTCAGACATATCCGTGTTAAACCCTGTAAAAGCCTCTAATTTATCGATGGTGCCACCCGTGTGACCAAGGCCTCGACCGGACATCTTTGCTACCGGTATACCAAGCGCCGCTACCATAGGCGCTAGCACCAATGATGTCTTATCACCTACGCCACCTGTACTGTGCTTATCCACCTTGATACCTTCAATCTTAGAAAGGTCCAACATATCGCCACTTTTTGCCATTGCCAGTGTCAATGCTAGCGTTTCCTCCGTGTTCATCCCACGAAAATAGATGGCCATTAACAAGGCCGACATTTGATAGTCGGGTATAGTCCCTTTTGTAAAGCCTTCCACCACATAGTTTATCTCTAAATCTGTCAATATTTCGCCTAATTTTTTCTTTTCAATTACGTCATACATTCTCATAGTCTCATCTCCATTGTCTCCATTATTAGATCTATGGTCATTTCATTTGTTCGAATATGTCCATAGTTAATTATTTGCATCATGTAATGACATTATATCATATCTATTTGACTTTGAAAATAGCGAACCCATGCATAATTGCATAGGTTCGCCCTTTTAATCATTATTTATATACTAGTTATCGCTATACTCAATAACCGGTTTAGATTTTTTAGATGCTACATGGGTGTAACTGTAACCCTTCTTATAGTAGTCATAATAATCATTGCGCTTCATATCTACTTTACTAATCAGAATACCTAGCATATTGGCCTCGATTTTCTTAAAGGCAGCAATGGCTTTATGAACTGTACTTTTCTTGGTTTCATTAGCAGCAATTACCAGAACAACACCATCCACCAATCTATTAAGCACAATTGCATCCGTCACACTTAGTACCGGTGGCGCATCAATCAAGATCATATCATACTTACTTCTTGCCTCAAAGATAATATCTTCAAGTGCTTTTGATCCTAACAATTCTGCCGGTGATGGTGGTAATGGACCTGCTGTTAATACATCTAGTAAAGGGGCTTCTTTAATCTGATGAACGGCATCCTTAAGTATCATTTTTTCAGACAGCATATTGGTAATACCCGGGCTTTGGTTAATACCAAACACGCTATGTACTCTAGCACGACGTAAGTCACATTCCACTAACAATGTTTTTTTACCATCCAATGCAAAACTCGTAGCAATATTGGAAATGCTCGTTGTTTTACCTTCCTCAGAAACAGAAGACGTGAACATGACCACTTTTTTCTCTGTATCCACCTTCATATACTTTAAATTACTTCTAAACATTTTGTAACTTTCGGCAGCCAAGGACTCCGGCTCATTCACGCTAATTAGGTCTTTACTGATCATGATGTCCTCCCTTCACCTTTGAACTTAGGAATAACACCAAGCACAGGTATACCAAATTCCTTTTCAACATTGGATTCATCCTGTATGGTATTGTTCATCGCCATTTTCAACAGGATTATCCCCATCGCTACCATAGCGCCAACCATGGCTGCAATCAAGGCATTCATGACTGCGTTTGGACTAATTGGTGTCGTTGGCGTGATGGCGTAGTCTACAATCTGAATATTTTTTACACCAACAATGATTTCTGCTTTTTCTACTAATACTTGAGAAAAACGATTAACGATTTGGGTTGCTCTTTCCGGAATAGGATCTTCATACGTTATATTCATAAATCTGGATTCCGTTATAATATTAATATTCAGATTATCAACCACTTCATTCCTCGTCGTCTTTAGTTCAAGATCATTGATAACTTCTTCAGTAACCAATCTTGTCTTAATCAACTCTCTGTAGTCAACCACCAATTTACTATCCAGTTGAAAATCGCCCAAACTAATTCCGGTTATGATATCATTTTCCTTACCAATAAACAAAGTGGATTCCGCCTTATAAATAGGTACTACATAGGTCTTTGTTGCATAGTAAGAAGAACCTGCAGCCACAATCATAAAAAGCAAGATTAGCCACCAATTTGATATAATACCTCTTAAAAGCTCAAGCAAATCAAGCTCCTGATACTCTTCATTCATCTTTATTCCCTACTCTCATCATCTTGTAC from Petrocella atlantisensis includes:
- a CDS encoding biotin/lipoyl-containing protein, which encodes MKKFQVTVNGNTYEVDVEEITNGSVVPVAVNQPVQYNTAPAQKPATPLAASPTEGTPIEAPMQGKIVGLKVTQNQKVQEGDVIAVLEAMKMENEIVASATGTIVAVHVAIGQSVDAGDLIATLN
- a CDS encoding OadG family protein → MAEWLEEGIVGTINGVGTVFLVLILIALVISLFKYIDRINFSKFFKSSGKQAVVEKVSPASDLALSTPKASLEDDEQLIAVIVAAIAASLETSTDQLQVRSLRRISPTNTLWNRR
- a CDS encoding acyl-CoA carboxylase subunit beta, with the translated sequence MSMQQDLEKLTNRRSTARDRIDQLLDQQSFVEIGAYVKPRQTDYNMATIDAPADGVVTGYGTIEGRLTYVFSQDVSVIGGSLGEMHAKKIVALYDLAIKTGAPIVGLLDSAGMRLQEGTDALEGYGQIFIKQSMASGVIPQIMAVVGTCGGSGALLPSLADFTFMKKEATSLYLNSANTLDHTKASNDTLSGSAFNAKESGMIDVVLDDETQLLASIRTLIELLPSNNKEEAPYGGTGDDLNRLIPSSITDMSKGLDGRVALGAIADVGTFMELKSEYGKDITLGLGKLGNMTVGLIASQATDGDGRISLQGCEKIAEFVYKLDAFGIPLVTLVDVVGYTASLEETQAGQSKYVAKMMSNFIQATVPKVSVLTNRAIGSAYVAYNSKHIGADFVFAWPKAQVSFMDADAAVRIMYAKEIETSTLASEVIKEKTKQYKEEQMSPYKAASRGYIDDIIEPEATRKRLIAALEMLYTKYMVSPERKHRSV
- a CDS encoding pseudouridine synthase; this encodes MEIRLQKYIADAGIASRRAAEKLISNGEIKVNGQVVREMGVKINPVEDVVTYKNKDLKKVENLEYYLLHKPVRVVSTASDEKNRTNVVDMVKSHHRLYPVGRLDYMSSGLIILTNDGDLTYKLTHPKHDIEKHYEVKIEPPITESDVKKLRVGVNLDGEKTRPCKVKLIKDSSRYQVYSIILQEGKNRQIRRMVEVVGSSVVALERTAIGSITMAGLKYGQYRPLTRDEIDYLKQL
- the scpB gene encoding SMC-Scp complex subunit ScpB, with the translated sequence MNFSKTEAAIEAILFSMGEAVPTRKIAEAIELSVDDVYQVLLNMKDKYDEHERGVMLLEIDESFQMCTKRDYYEQVKKVNFKLKEFILTDVLIETLSIVAYKQPVTRAQIEAVRGVNSNHAVNKLIEYNLVCEVGRLEVPGKPILFGTTKDFLRGFGLQSVKELPELGAEALSHLKEEVEQEMQLTLPQDESTDEDQPIRFEEEPVDGKMTDLDEEPDTVVEMEEEQEEEQNRVVDLDNLVLIVDES
- a CDS encoding segregation and condensation protein A translates to MVLSVKLDNFEGPLDLLLHLIDKNKLNIYDIPIVVVTRQYLDHIRRMEIGQMEVMSEFIEMAAILINIKSKMLLPKYEEEEEEVEDPRAVLVQRLLEYRKYKMISMDLKERHNHADKMLFKEASLPEEVKNYTQAPDTAALLETIEFGKLYQVFQSVLKRNEDKVDVVRSRFGDIKKEEFTVQDKIEQLLNLRENYSSLSFADLLDNLSTKVEMIVTFLAVLELMKMGSIRVIQTDVFDDLIIRFQ
- a CDS encoding zinc metalloprotease; this translates as MTILIIRLIINALCGVIVMVAHELPKVFAAHFLTHPIYRKKTITIPKLTKFIDPIGLILFAFSTFGVGWQKPIEYNPNRLKDKERCLLPLMLSGQLASLMLMLFMLPIFNYLIQVKANPFLIYGAYKLVVFNMVIFIVNLFPVPPLDMSKMIYAFSPNNYFKLIQNQRYIHAGFILMIAFNIIEIIAREVLSPILNLMT
- a CDS encoding pyrimidine-nucleoside phosphorylase produces the protein MRMYDVIEKKKLGEILTDLEINYVVEGFTKGTIPDYQMSALLMAIYFRGMNTEETLALTLAMAKSGDMLDLSKIEGIKVDKHSTGGVGDKTSLVLAPMVAALGIPVAKMSGRGLGHTGGTIDKLEAFTGFNTDMSEEQFINNVNTIKIAIAGQTANLAPADKKLYALRDVTATVDSFSLIAGSIMSKKIASGADAIVLDVKTGSGAFMRDEADAIKLAKAMVDIGNGYGRETVAIVSDMNQPLGLAVGNTLEVIEAIETLKGNGPEDLMELCLQLGTQMVLLSKLTEDEEEARSMLEETIVSGSALAKFKEFVEAQGGDTVYVDQPQLFEKAPIIQKVKARASGYIAHIETEEIGYATMMLGGGRETKDSPIDLSVGYIFKKKLGDFAEKGETIALVYANDEAKLVASEARFLDAITQQKEAYKKPNLIKCLLK
- a CDS encoding CpsD/CapB family tyrosine-protein kinase produces the protein MISKDLISVNEPESLAAESYKMFRSNLKYMKVDTEKKVVMFTSSVSEEGKTTSISNIATSFALDGKKTLLVECDLRRARVHSVFGINQSPGITNMLSEKMILKDAVHQIKEAPLLDVLTAGPLPPSPAELLGSKALEDIIFEARSKYDMILIDAPPVLSVTDAIVLNRLVDGVVLVIAANETKKSTVHKAIAAFKKIEANMLGILISKVDMKRNDYYDYYKKGYSYTHVASKKSKPVIEYSDN
- a CDS encoding YveK family protein, producing MNEEYQELDLLELLRGIISNWWLILLFMIVAAGSSYYATKTYVVPIYKAESTLFIGKENDIITGISLGDFQLDSKLVVDYRELIKTRLVTEEVINDLELKTTRNEVVDNLNINIITESRFMNITYEDPIPERATQIVNRFSQVLVEKAEIIVGVKNIQIVDYAITPTTPISPNAVMNALIAAMVGAMVAMGIILLKMAMNNTIQDESNVEKEFGIPVLGVIPKFKGEGRTS